One window of Nocardioides dongkuii genomic DNA carries:
- the mshD gene encoding mycothiol synthase, with translation MTGIEEIATEAEAADGAAPLDEATLRTLRHHPDRVRTWTEDDGFALLVGSELTLVVRPDARRRGVGRRLLEQSLSESGSGELLAWSHGNHPAAAALAAAYGFERVRDLWVMRRPLTDLPPLPDTDVDVRAYRPEDAGDIVRVNAAAFAAHPEQGAMDEAELAERMAEDWFDPAGLLVATREGRVVGFHWTKHHDARLGEVYVVGVDPAAQGGGLGKMLTLAGLHHLARTGHTEVLLYVESDNTRAVRVYAGLGFTHAPEDTHVQYRRAPR, from the coding sequence ATGACCGGCATCGAGGAGATCGCGACCGAGGCGGAGGCGGCCGACGGGGCGGCGCCGCTGGACGAGGCGACCCTGCGGACGCTGCGCCACCACCCCGACCGAGTGCGCACCTGGACCGAGGACGACGGGTTCGCGCTGCTGGTCGGCAGCGAGCTCACCCTGGTGGTCCGCCCCGACGCGCGCCGTCGCGGCGTCGGCCGGCGGCTGCTCGAGCAGTCACTCTCCGAGTCCGGCTCGGGCGAGCTGCTCGCCTGGTCGCACGGCAACCACCCCGCGGCCGCCGCCCTCGCCGCGGCGTACGGCTTCGAGCGGGTCCGCGACCTGTGGGTGATGCGGCGGCCGCTGACCGACCTGCCGCCGCTGCCGGACACCGACGTCGATGTGCGGGCCTACCGCCCCGAGGACGCCGGGGACATCGTCCGGGTCAACGCGGCGGCGTTCGCCGCCCACCCCGAGCAGGGCGCGATGGACGAGGCCGAGCTGGCGGAGCGGATGGCGGAGGACTGGTTCGACCCCGCCGGGCTGCTCGTGGCCACGCGGGAGGGCCGGGTCGTCGGCTTCCACTGGACCAAGCACCACGACGCCCGCCTCGGCGAGGTGTACGTCGTCGGCGTGGACCCCGCGGCGCAGGGCGGCGGGCTCGGCAAGATGCTCACCCTCGCCGGCCTGCACCACCTCGCCCGCACCGGCCACACCGAGGTGCTGCTGTACGTCGAGTCCGACAACACCCGCGCGGTCCGGGTGTACGCCGGCCTGGGGTTCACCCACGCCCCGGAGGACACCCACGTGCAGTACCGGCGCGCCCCTCGCTGA
- a CDS encoding MoaD/ThiS family protein, with protein MADTSSSADDRETEHIRVRYWAAARAAAGITHDDLPVTGPVPLAEVVRRVVARHPGTRLAEVVSVCSVLVDDRPVGTADPATVSVEPGSSVELLPPFAGG; from the coding sequence ATGGCCGACACATCGTCGAGTGCCGACGACCGTGAGACGGAGCACATCCGCGTCCGCTACTGGGCCGCGGCCCGGGCCGCGGCCGGGATCACGCACGACGACCTCCCCGTGACCGGGCCGGTCCCGCTCGCCGAGGTGGTACGCCGGGTGGTCGCCCGCCACCCGGGCACCCGGCTCGCCGAGGTCGTGTCGGTGTGCTCGGTGCTGGTCGACGACCGACCGGTCGGCACCGCCGACCCGGCGACGGTGAGCGTCGAGCCGGGCTCGTCGGTCGAGCTGCTGCCGCCGTTCGCCGGCGGCTGA
- a CDS encoding YgfZ/GcvT domain-containing protein, producing MTSPLLDLPGAVSGDGIDAPVAAHYGSLYGEQRLLAEGEGFVDLSHREVVRIAGPDRLTWLHSLTTQHLESLPPGQWTGALVLSPQGHVEHAFVGRDDGEAFTAHTEPGAAAALVAFLDRMRFMMRVEVTDVTAELAVTWRPAAAGGGTGWYDAYELVPRDQLTAYAAAAAPAAGTWAFEALRIARGEPRFGIDTDDRTIPNEVGWIGPSVHLEKGCYRGQETVARVHTLGRPPRRLTLLHLDGSENRLPAVGADITVAGPDGSDGPGKVIGRVGSSARHHELGPIALALLKRNVPVDATLTVDGLVAAQEVVVDPEVGLHVRPLR from the coding sequence ATGACCAGCCCCCTGCTCGACCTCCCCGGAGCGGTGTCCGGCGACGGGATCGACGCCCCGGTGGCGGCCCACTACGGCTCGCTGTACGGCGAGCAGCGGCTGCTCGCCGAGGGCGAGGGGTTCGTCGACCTCTCCCACCGCGAGGTCGTCCGCATCGCCGGGCCGGACCGGCTCACCTGGCTGCACTCGCTGACCACCCAGCACCTCGAGTCGCTGCCTCCGGGGCAGTGGACCGGCGCGCTGGTGCTCAGCCCGCAGGGCCACGTCGAGCACGCCTTCGTCGGCCGCGACGACGGCGAGGCGTTCACCGCGCACACCGAGCCCGGCGCGGCCGCGGCGCTGGTCGCGTTCCTGGACCGGATGCGGTTCATGATGCGCGTCGAGGTCACCGACGTGACCGCCGAGCTCGCGGTGACCTGGCGACCGGCGGCCGCCGGCGGCGGCACCGGCTGGTACGACGCCTACGAGCTGGTCCCGCGCGACCAGCTGACGGCGTACGCCGCGGCGGCGGCGCCCGCGGCCGGCACCTGGGCCTTCGAGGCGCTCCGGATCGCCCGCGGCGAGCCGCGCTTCGGCATCGACACCGACGACCGCACGATCCCCAACGAGGTCGGCTGGATCGGCCCGTCGGTCCACCTCGAGAAGGGCTGCTACCGCGGCCAGGAGACCGTCGCCCGGGTGCACACCCTCGGCCGGCCGCCGCGGCGGCTGACCCTGCTGCACCTCGACGGCTCCGAGAACCGGCTGCCCGCCGTGGGCGCCGACATCACGGTCGCCGGGCCCGACGGCTCCGACGGCCCCGGCAAGGTGATCGGCCGGGTGGGCTCGTCCGCGCGCCACCACGAGCTCGGCCCGATCGCGCTGGCGCTGCTCAAGCGCAACGTCCCGGTCGACGCGACCCTCACCGTCGACGGGCTGGTCGCCGCCCAGGAGGTCGTCGTCGACCCCGAGGTCGGGCTGCACGTCCGCCCGCTGCGCTGA
- a CDS encoding sensor histidine kinase, whose protein sequence is MTRLLDPGPTGRAPWFVLWQLPVVALTLLLALALALAEPAMLGTPSMLLGLALIALASVVAFQAPARGLIAVPLADILAIGLIRSETYTELPAVSAIAMVPILCLGSNFGGAGILSAVVGAVFVNGYSYFRHTDLPDDGIAWIGAASLPVAAVAVALIAYAGARALRAQQGEIVSKSAELGASLLEAEFRRDMTRTILESLDVAVAFFSTEGRLVAANHRAIDLATKGGVDVRGAVHAATLFWRADRIATVPVAQQPLPAALGGVDLAPELFWIGEPGDQVAAMMSARQVYGADGDRIGVVVVADDVTELVESVLVRDQFLATLSHELRNPLVSVVGYLDVLTQEIPGRVSDSEDEMVAMLRTARTSARTLTERIDHLLVASAQDRLTLDLDRIDLTALVASVADRYTSLAGARGVTLVRELEQVSTTADAHKIGLLVDNLISNAVKHTAAGGEVTLRLGVRSLIELVVADTGTGLERHERQRAFDRFYRTEAARRDVVQGLGLGLSICKAVVEAHGGEISLKSSPSRGTTVTVLLPRRAG, encoded by the coding sequence GTGACCCGTCTTCTCGATCCGGGCCCCACCGGTCGCGCCCCCTGGTTCGTGCTGTGGCAGCTGCCCGTCGTCGCCCTCACGCTGCTGCTGGCGCTGGCCCTGGCCCTGGCGGAGCCGGCGATGCTCGGCACGCCGAGCATGCTGCTCGGCCTGGCGCTGATCGCCCTGGCGTCCGTCGTCGCCTTCCAGGCCCCGGCGCGCGGGCTGATCGCCGTCCCGCTCGCCGACATCCTGGCGATCGGCCTGATCCGGTCGGAGACCTACACCGAGCTCCCGGCGGTCAGCGCGATCGCGATGGTGCCGATCCTCTGCCTGGGCTCGAACTTCGGCGGCGCGGGCATCCTCAGCGCCGTCGTCGGAGCCGTGTTCGTCAACGGCTACTCCTACTTCCGGCACACCGACCTGCCCGACGACGGGATCGCCTGGATCGGCGCCGCCAGCCTCCCCGTGGCCGCGGTCGCGGTCGCGCTCATCGCGTACGCCGGGGCGCGCGCGCTGCGGGCCCAGCAGGGCGAGATCGTCTCCAAGTCCGCGGAGCTCGGCGCCTCCCTGCTCGAGGCGGAGTTCCGCCGCGACATGACCCGCACCATCCTCGAGAGCCTCGACGTCGCGGTCGCGTTCTTCAGCACCGAGGGCCGCCTGGTGGCCGCCAACCACCGGGCGATCGACCTCGCCACCAAGGGCGGCGTCGACGTGCGCGGCGCCGTCCACGCGGCCACCCTGTTCTGGCGCGCGGACCGGATCGCCACCGTGCCGGTGGCCCAGCAGCCGCTCCCCGCCGCCCTCGGCGGGGTCGACCTCGCCCCCGAGCTCTTCTGGATCGGCGAGCCCGGCGACCAGGTCGCCGCGATGATGTCGGCCCGCCAGGTGTACGGCGCGGACGGCGACCGGATCGGCGTCGTGGTGGTCGCCGACGACGTGACCGAGCTGGTCGAGTCGGTGCTGGTCCGCGACCAGTTCCTCGCCACGCTCTCCCACGAGCTGCGCAACCCGCTGGTCTCCGTCGTGGGCTACCTCGACGTGCTGACCCAGGAGATCCCCGGCCGGGTCTCGGACTCCGAGGACGAGATGGTCGCCATGCTCCGGACCGCGCGGACCAGCGCCCGGACCCTCACCGAGCGCATCGACCACCTGCTGGTGGCCAGCGCCCAGGACCGGCTCACGCTCGACCTGGACCGGATCGACCTCACCGCCCTGGTGGCGTCGGTCGCCGACCGCTACACCTCCCTGGCGGGGGCCCGCGGCGTCACGCTGGTCCGTGAGCTGGAGCAGGTCAGCACCACCGCGGACGCGCACAAGATCGGGCTGCTCGTCGACAACCTGATCTCGAACGCCGTCAAGCACACCGCCGCCGGCGGCGAGGTGACGCTGCGGCTCGGCGTCCGCTCGCTGATCGAGCTGGTCGTCGCCGACACCGGCACCGGGCTGGAGCGGCACGAGCGCCAGCGCGCCTTCGACCGCTTCTACCGCACCGAGGCGGCCCGCCGGGACGTCGTGCAGGGGCTCGGGCTGGGCCTGAGCATCTGCAAGGCGGTGGTCGAGGCGCACGGTGGCGAGATCAGCCTGAAGAGCTCCCCGAGCCGCGGCACCACCGTCACCGTGCTGCTGCCGCGCCGGGCCGGCTGA
- a CDS encoding FABP family protein produces the protein MPFEIPQNLHPDCGPIAWLLGTWRGNGHGDYPTIEPFQFGQELIFTHDGRPFFHYMARAWIIDEQGEKVREGAIETGFWRARPEGHLEVLLSHMSGISEIWYGQAEGGKVELRTAGVSFTESAKEVTAGHRMYGNVEGDLLYAQDMAAVGQELQPHTWARLKRV, from the coding sequence ATGCCGTTCGAGATCCCCCAGAACCTCCACCCCGACTGCGGGCCGATCGCGTGGCTCCTGGGCACCTGGCGCGGCAACGGCCACGGTGACTACCCGACGATCGAGCCCTTCCAGTTCGGCCAGGAACTGATCTTCACCCACGACGGCCGGCCGTTCTTCCACTACATGGCGCGCGCCTGGATCATCGACGAGCAGGGCGAGAAGGTCCGCGAGGGCGCCATCGAGACCGGCTTCTGGCGCGCCCGCCCCGAGGGCCACCTCGAGGTGCTGCTCAGCCACATGAGCGGCATCAGCGAGATCTGGTACGGCCAGGCCGAGGGCGGCAAGGTCGAGCTGCGCACCGCCGGCGTGAGCTTCACCGAGTCCGCCAAGGAGGTCACCGCCGGCCACCGGATGTACGGCAACGTCGAGGGCGACCTGCTCTACGCCCAGGACATGGCCGCGGTCGGCCAGGAGCTCCAGCCGCACACCTGGGCCCGCCTGAAGCGGGTCTGA
- a CDS encoding response regulator transcription factor codes for MSTLLLLTNTLQPSAEVLPGLALLGHQVRIMPSEGSALLEAPDSDLLLVDGRQDLAHARDLCRLIRTTGTEVPVLLVVTEGGLSVVAHDWGMDDVVLHTCGPAELEARIKLAIGRLQAHRDAADPDAHVIRSGEVVVDDATYTAKVSGRHLDLTFKEFELLKYLAQHPGRVFSRQQLLQEVWGYDYFGGTRTVDVHVRRLRAKLGVENETLIGTVRNVGYRFVVPSKEAAAEADARASESAESAVDA; via the coding sequence GTGAGCACCCTGCTGTTGTTGACCAACACCCTCCAGCCGTCCGCCGAGGTGCTGCCGGGGCTCGCGCTCCTGGGGCACCAGGTGCGGATCATGCCGTCGGAGGGCAGCGCGCTCCTGGAGGCCCCCGACTCCGACCTGCTCCTCGTCGACGGCCGCCAGGACCTCGCCCACGCCCGCGACCTGTGCCGGCTGATCCGCACGACCGGCACCGAGGTGCCGGTGCTGCTGGTGGTCACCGAGGGCGGGCTCTCGGTCGTCGCCCACGACTGGGGCATGGACGACGTCGTGCTGCACACCTGCGGCCCCGCCGAGCTCGAGGCGCGGATCAAGCTGGCGATCGGCCGCCTGCAGGCCCACCGCGACGCGGCCGACCCCGACGCGCACGTGATCCGCTCCGGCGAGGTCGTCGTCGACGACGCGACGTACACCGCCAAGGTCAGCGGCCGGCACCTCGACCTCACGTTCAAGGAGTTCGAGCTGCTCAAGTACCTCGCCCAGCACCCGGGCCGGGTCTTCAGCCGCCAGCAGCTGCTCCAGGAGGTCTGGGGCTACGACTACTTCGGCGGCACCCGCACCGTCGACGTGCACGTACGCCGGCTGCGCGCCAAGCTCGGGGTGGAGAACGAGACCCTGATCGGCACCGTCCGCAACGTCGGCTACCGGTTCGTGGTGCCGTCCAAGGAGGCGGCGGCCGAGGCGGACGCCCGGGCCAGCGAGAGCGCGGAGTCCGCGGTCGACGCCTGA
- a CDS encoding alpha/beta hydrolase — protein sequence MSIKASIQARIQERVEATTVAALLGLPEPVVRRLAGPPVVLDGQTLAPDVQLMLRLQTMARKAGIETLPIPDGRLATGEQSRIVGGRQPVGSVRDLQVAGMAARLYVPTDAPESGPLLVFFHGGGFFVGDLESHDPACRFLAEQSGVRVLAVDYRLAPEHPFPAAYDDALAAYRWVVDHAVDLGADPARLAVGGDSAGGNLSAGVAIEAARTGLPLAFQLLVYPATDNVRDTRSAELFAKGFFLTDEFMAIATSSYLGDLDPLDPRVSPLRADLPAGLAPALVVTAGFDPLRDEGEAYARALEEAGVPVELRRFPDQIHSFFNIVGVGRTSRAANLEIARRLRDALRP from the coding sequence GTGAGCATCAAGGCGAGCATCCAGGCCAGAATCCAGGAACGTGTCGAGGCCACCACGGTGGCCGCCCTGCTCGGGCTGCCGGAGCCCGTCGTACGCCGGCTCGCGGGCCCGCCGGTCGTCCTCGACGGCCAGACCCTCGCCCCCGACGTGCAGCTGATGCTGCGCCTGCAGACGATGGCGCGGAAGGCGGGCATCGAGACGCTGCCGATCCCCGACGGGCGGCTCGCGACCGGCGAGCAGTCGCGCATCGTGGGCGGCCGGCAGCCCGTCGGGTCGGTGCGCGACCTCCAGGTCGCGGGGATGGCCGCCCGGCTCTACGTGCCGACCGACGCCCCGGAGTCGGGCCCGCTGCTGGTCTTCTTCCACGGCGGCGGCTTCTTCGTCGGCGACCTGGAGTCCCACGACCCCGCGTGCCGGTTCCTCGCCGAGCAGTCCGGCGTCCGGGTGCTGGCCGTCGACTACCGGCTCGCGCCCGAGCACCCCTTCCCCGCGGCGTACGACGACGCGCTGGCGGCGTACCGCTGGGTCGTCGACCACGCCGTCGACCTGGGCGCCGACCCGGCCCGGCTCGCGGTCGGCGGCGACTCCGCCGGCGGCAACCTGTCCGCGGGCGTCGCGATCGAGGCCGCGCGGACCGGGCTGCCGCTGGCGTTCCAGCTGCTGGTCTACCCGGCGACCGACAACGTCCGCGACACCCGGAGCGCGGAGCTGTTCGCGAAGGGGTTCTTCCTGACCGACGAGTTCATGGCGATCGCCACGAGCAGCTACCTCGGCGACCTGGACCCGCTCGACCCGCGGGTCTCGCCGCTGCGCGCCGACCTGCCGGCGGGCCTGGCGCCGGCGCTGGTCGTGACCGCGGGCTTCGACCCGCTCCGCGACGAGGGGGAGGCCTATGCGCGGGCGCTGGAGGAGGCGGGCGTGCCGGTGGAGCTGCGCCGGTTCCCCGACCAGATCCACAGCTTCTTCAACATCGTCGGGGTCGGCCGCACCTCGCGGGCGGCCAACCTGGAGATCGCGCGGCGGCTGCGGGACGCGCTGCGCCCCTGA
- a CDS encoding DsrE family protein: protein MVRPLLVKVTCGADDAERANQGLTVAATALAAGAEVDLWLAGDAVWTAVAGRPDPFLLEHAAAPRDLVAAVRAGGTVTVCSQCAARRGIGEADLDPGVRIAGAAVFVETALRDGVQALVY from the coding sequence GTGGTCCGCCCTCTCCTCGTCAAGGTCACCTGCGGCGCCGACGACGCCGAACGCGCCAACCAGGGGCTCACGGTCGCGGCGACCGCGCTCGCCGCCGGCGCCGAGGTCGACCTCTGGCTCGCCGGCGACGCGGTGTGGACGGCGGTCGCCGGCCGCCCCGACCCGTTCCTCCTCGAGCACGCCGCCGCGCCGCGCGACCTGGTCGCGGCGGTCCGCGCCGGCGGCACCGTGACGGTGTGCAGCCAGTGCGCCGCGCGCCGTGGCATCGGCGAGGCCGACCTCGACCCGGGGGTGCGGATCGCCGGCGCCGCCGTGTTCGTCGAGACGGCGCTGCGCGACGGCGTACAGGCGCTGGTCTACTGA
- a CDS encoding Fur family transcriptional regulator, translating into MPEDLSEDLRARLRGSGYRLTAQRELILGAVERLRHATPDEVYAEVCSHQSAVNISTVYRTLEVLEELGLVRHTHLSDRAPTYHAVTGHTHFHLKCRNCGRVDSVDPEMVRPFVETLRAERGFVADVGHLTVFGECEECPT; encoded by the coding sequence ATGCCCGAGGACCTGAGCGAGGACCTGCGCGCCCGGCTGCGCGGCAGCGGCTACCGGCTCACCGCCCAGCGCGAGCTGATCCTCGGCGCCGTCGAGAGGCTGCGGCACGCCACGCCCGACGAGGTGTACGCCGAGGTCTGCAGCCACCAGAGCGCGGTGAACATCTCCACGGTGTACCGCACCCTGGAGGTGCTCGAGGAGCTCGGACTGGTGCGGCACACGCACCTCTCGGACCGCGCCCCGACGTACCACGCGGTGACCGGGCACACCCACTTCCACCTCAAGTGCCGGAATTGTGGACGGGTCGACTCGGTTGACCCGGAGATGGTGCGGCCGTTCGTCGAGACCCTGCGCGCGGAGCGCGGGTTCGTCGCTGACGTGGGCCACCTGACCGTGTTCGGCGAGTGCGAGGAGTGCCCCACATGA